ATACATTGTTAACTGATAATGTTATAAGATTGAACTATATAATCATTTACTAGAATATACACTTATAGTGTTTTTATTACCAATTTGTCTCTAATTCTTTCTTGTATTTTTGCTACAAAGTAAGGATTTTTGGGCTGAGTTACGCGTCCACTTTTGAATATATCTGCACCATAATGTTCAGGGATATCGCTCACCTTGCAAACATTGACTTTTCGGCAtccaactaaataaaaaaagttaaccAATTAGGTTCACAAACACAAATCTCTCGAAAACAAGAATACTCcgccaattttattttatggttGCAGTGAACTGAAAATGAacattaacaaataaaagatattattgGTTTTTATCAAAGTGTCAAAAAtggtatttaaatttttttcttgtctGCTATTCAAAAAACTAACAACAGTTGTCCTTAGGCTCATTTTGTAAGCAAACTAAGTACCCCGAcctttttataaataaattataatccTAGACATTTCATGATATTTACAGGACAACAAGATTAGGTCcaaatataccaaaatgtcATTTTAGCAGCAATATACTAATAAGAAACGAATTAAAGTGCATATATAGATTTTCAATAATATTCTCTACCTTTGGAATGTTGCACCTTTTCTGTATATGTTCCAACCCTTTCatcctcttcttcatcttcGTCTTTCTGCTCCTTCCCTTCCCCTTCCTGCTTCTCATCTCCTTCCTCTTCCATGTATCTGCATTCTGAATATGAAGCCCCTTTATGTGTCTCTTCTTTTATTTCCACATCTTCTTCCACCATGTAATGCTCATCACTATCATAATCGAAAGAACTATTGCTTCTATCACTGCCCCTAGTCTTCTCTTTTAACTCTACACTTTTTCCACGTTCAACATTCATTTCTTCCCCTTTATTTTTACCTCCAGATCCATTTTTTACACATCCATTCATTCCCAGTAATTTAAAGTCAAATGTTCCTTTTCCATCataatcaaatatcaaaaagTCTGCAAACTCCACATTGTTATCCTCAATAAATTTATCCCAACCATATTGGAAATAAATATCTCTTCCTTGTTTGGTTACTCGTATAGGCCACATATTTCCATATTGATCCCTTAGGGAAACTTTCCTTGGTATCTTTCCAttcttgtattttgtataaccaATAGGAATTTTCTgcatatgaaaaaaatgatttattttttcgaaaaaaattgAACAACATTAGTTTCGTTAAAGTATATTGATCATATCATAAAAGAAGACAATATTAGAAGAAAAAAGTCcaacaaactcaaattttgaGATTGTTGAGGTTAGAATTCAAGAATACAACTGTTTGTGGCATTCTCATAATTCAATTGCAAAGatactttcatcaacaatcacaATATTTTCATCTGGAAATGATATATGTAATTTATGACATCAACTTACTGAAATAAACCAACATAATATTAGTTTAAAATTAGGGATTCAACATACATaaaatactttataaatattagttgCATAGGATAAAGACATATCTCCTCTTTAACTTTCTCTCCCCTTATTCAGAACCGACATTTTCAAAAAGTATTActtaaaaaacaagaaaaggagTTAACAAGAATCACATATCAAATatttgtatcatcacataggaGAAGGATTAGAAAAgtataattaaaaatgtataGAAAAGACCATGGGATCTAATATCATTTGTATCTAGATTTTGCAGATTTAAGTTTCACATGGTGTTTCCTTTCTACATCCATTGACCACATCTccaaaattaagaagaaaaacaattaagaaaaaaagtcCATAAGTTTAAATACTACGAGGAGTAAGAATACTTACAACCCATTTTGCACTGGTTTCGGGGttgaaaaccttgaagaaacccttctccattttcacttttttattaaactataaGATAATAGAAGAAACGGCCGAACAACCTTAACCCTAAAAGTTTCTCAATTTTGAAGGACTATCATTGCTTATaagtgtatgtatatataacgGGGGGGNNNNNNNNNNNNNNNNNNNNNNNNNNNNNNNNNNNNNNNNNNNNNNNNNNNNNNNNNNNNNNNNNNgggggggggggggggaggagaGAGAGTGTACAAAAGTTCACATGATTTATATGAACTTTCTTTTGGCTCGGTTTTTAAGGAATAAAATCTTTCAATGTATCTCTTCCCATTgtaaatatattgttttccGTAATGTTATTTAGCTACCTCATtcacacaaaaatattttttaccaaCCATGTTCAAATGAGATGTCGTCATTGGGAACATC
This window of the Solanum pennellii chromosome 2, SPENNV200 genome carries:
- the LOC107010798 gene encoding B3 domain-containing protein At5g60140-like, which gives rise to MWPIRVTKQGRDIYFQYGWDKFIEDNNVEFADFLIFDYDGKGTFDFKLLGMNGCVKNGSGGKNKGEEMNVERGKSVELKEKTRGSDRSNSSFDYDSDEHYMVEEDVEIKEETHKGASYSECRYMEEEGDEKQEGEGKEQKDEDEEEDERVGTYTEKVQHSKVGCRKVNVCKVSDIPEHYGADIFKSGRVTQPKNPYFVAKIQERIRDKLYIPMEVLRDYKLELPSRMIIRDSAGREFETRVSKWSDGRVWLFGGWSKLGRLNLVEKDDRYICELVRGKCGKALYLQVQVLHEGSISHPENK